Within the Dermacentor silvarum isolate Dsil-2018 chromosome 8, BIME_Dsil_1.4, whole genome shotgun sequence genome, the region CCCTCGCTACAATGTTTCTCAAGTTCCATGAGTTGGTTGGTATGCAAGCTCCGTAATTTTCAGGGTTTGCTCAGGTCCTTGAAACCCTTAAAATTGTAAAGTACATTTAATGAAATTCCTGTAATTTTTTTACGCTTTAATTTCTTGAGTAATACAGTCTAAGGTCAATTATGTTAACTGCTTTCTATAACACATCAGCATGGATCCGTCAAACTTCCCATTGTAGAAGCAATGTAATCTCTTGCTTTATACGGTGCAATGAAAATAGGAGACGAGGACACGTATTACACAAACCGCTTGTTTTAGTAGTCAAGCGTAGAGATGTAATCTTCGTCTTCTAATCTCCGCTACGCCGACGCACAAGACGAAGTCTACTAAAGCTCCCATCATTGCCTTTGTCGTCGACATAGAAGAGATGCGGCAATATAAAtctatgtatatgtatatatatatatataaattttaaGCCTGCACGAGTGTACACGCATTCTGCTTCACACAATGACTTGCGCTGAACTGGAAAAACCCCAGTGGGGCGACGCTTGGTGCTGGTTCCCCTCCCGTGTTTGCACTGCTCTCTTTGCGCCTAGTTACGAACTTGAAGTGGTCAAGGCTGGACATTTACAGTATAGTTTTTGTATCTTTAGTGCGATAAAGCTATCTGCATTGATTTGAAAACATTGTTATAGTAAAAAATTGCTACATGGGATGCCGCTCTGCACCCTTGAAAAAAAGCTTTGACAGGACCTTGAATAACCTTGAATTTTTATCTCTGAAACCTGTACGAACAATGAATTATTTAAAAAACTTGATTCCTGGTTCATGCACCATTGATTTCTGGtggtgatgcttttttttttttctcacagcgCTTAGTTATCATAGGAAAAGGGAGCCAGGCTAGCAGAATGAGGTCCTCTCTAGCACATGCATTGTACCATGTATCTCTCTTGTGCATAATGACATCAAATAATCAACAGATGAATTCTCTATGCCATGAAGCATTATTCATGCAATCGAAATGAACAATGGCTGCAGTTGTGCAGCTGGGCAGAGGACAATGCTGTGTTTTCACTAACAGAATTCAGAATGGatgtgtttgagtgccttcagcCGGCCTCACTGGATTGACCAAAGACACAGGAACTTAAATTTCGACACAATTTGCCGATTTTACATGTGACCAACATACGCTCTTCCACTGTGTACTAGACCTTTTTGTGTGCACAATAGTCAGCAGCCTTGTTGCTGGTGATGCCTTCTTTATGGGATGATGCCTACTGAATCAGTGAATGAATTACCATTGTGTATAATAATCTGGCACTTTAATTTATGGAATCCACCATACCATGTGGCAGTGAAAGCAGTAGCAGCACTAGGCATGTGTCTTTCTTGGCTACATGTGTTGGCAAAGTGAGAGAGGGACGACGGTAGGGAGGTAAACTGAAATAGTATGTGGTTTGCTAACTGGTGCAACAAGTGGTGCTGGTAATTCTTGCCAGGCTGATGTGTGAAGCCTTGCTGGTTAACTGGTGAAGTTATCTTTCCCATATAATATTCACCACAGGCTCAGGAATTGCAGCATGTTGTTATAATTTTAGTATAGCTTTTTTTCTAGCCATGACTTGCATTAACATGCTCATAAGCAGAAGAGGGCACACAAAAGTACAGTGTGTTTTTCGTGATTATTGAATTCTGCTGTCATGCTGTTGAAAAAGCACATATGCCCCATGACTCCCGTATACAATAATTCCATATTGGCATGTGGGGTTCCTATAGGCCCTTTTCTTCGGCGAGATAGCTCAGTACAAACAGATGGTGCTTGCACCGCACTTAGTCATTTTGGCCTTGAAACCTGCCTTCATGGTGGTTCAATTCCTGGTCGGGGCGGGCGCATTACAATAAGGATGAAATGAATAAACGCTTGTGTACtcaaatttaggtgcacgttaaataaagTACATGGGATCGAGATGGTCGCGACCACCTCTCTCATAACCCAGTATGTAGTATTAAGACACTAAAGCCCACATTTTGTAAAATGCGCTAAATGTAAATGTGTTGTACACGTAATTGATTAGTTGATTGACAACTTTGCCATTCTCACATGGATCTTTGTACTAAAAGCTGGTCAGCTCGCAGTTTCTTGTGCTCAGAATGGAGACGTATTCTAAGAAAGGTGTACCACTTGTTAATGGTGTTCTGCTAACTCTGCTTGACTGTAGCTACTGTCCGCCCAGGTTTTCTTGTCCTGGTTTCTTTGTGCCGTAACTCCAGGATAAAATGTTGAACTGTCATCTAACTCCAACCAAGGTGTTGGTCTAGTGGATTAATTTTGCTATTATTTTTTATCAGTGGCATAGTTATCAGAAAAATATGATGACCTGATAACATCGCAAATTTAGTAGACACTGGCTCACACTTGTAAATAACATTTTTCTGTCTTCCATGTTTCTTCTGCTAACATCTGGCCTCATTCACTGAAACTTGCTAGAACTCACAACCATGTATTAGATAAGAGTGCACTCATTGGAGAGTATGTTGACCAATAAGTAGTTTACATACCACGTTGCCTAAGAATatttgaagctgaacgtttcgtcaCGAGCCACAACGTAAATGAGTGACGAATGATATGTTTTCTCTGTAAGCTGCTACAGAACTTCCAAATATGGATTTTTAAGCACGGCATAAAGAAATCTAGCGCATTTGACACTTTATGGGTGATTACTTGGAAAATAAATAATGTAATGACATTGTACCAAACTATGTTACTGAACCCAAGACATGACAACCTGTAGTTTAGAAGCCATTGGCACTAAGGAAAAAGATCAATGAGTGACAGTAATTCTGATTTAATACAGCGGCTGAAAGTGCGTGTAACTAGTATTCAAGCTGCATTCTAGTAGACGCACCGTACAGCAGTGCTTGTAGCATTTGTACAAGGTGAAATAAGCTTGGAAGGATGAGTATGTGACATTTGCATGTCTTGTGAAGctttggccaaagcttcgtgccgttCACAGTCATTGTCGGCGACAAATGCTGGCACTGGCGTCGGGCACTGTCACGCAGCAGAGGCCGGCTGATGCAAGCAATGGAAtcgtcaccacatgatcaaacatggcagcacccatggGAGCGCAATGAAAAGGGTCTATATAAAGAGCTGATGTTCCCATATATGATCACATAGGATGGGGCACTTGTATCTTTTTATATAGGACGATAGTGTCATATTTGCTTGTGTGTACACTTAGGAAGTTAAGCAATGCCTCACTTTTAATGGTGCACTGAAATTCTTTTCTTGGGGGTGGAACCTGTGCAGGACATTATTAGCAATCATGCCTGTCCGTGTTGGTGTCCGTGAAGCCAGCAACACAGCATTTGTGAGCCGTGTGAAGCGGGCAACTTATGTGCGGCACTACCCAACAGTGCTTGTGCAGCCAGATGGTTCAACTATCAATGTGCGCTACCATGAGCCCCGCAGCCTTATCAAGGTAAATCTACACATCCTTGCCATTTGGCTTAACATCATGTCCTGCTGATGCCACATTTAATGCAGTGAACTGCTGCTTGCTGCCTTTACTCTGCTTTAGAGAATCATTTTGCTTGCAATTATCTTTGGGCTCTGTCTGATAGGTGATCGTGTGAGCAGGCTGTTGTGAACAGAAGGGCAACAGCACACTATGTCCCACCGTATCCTGTGCTGGCTCGTGTGTGAAACCACATTTCCACTGAAGAGCAGCCACTGGTGTAGACCGTTCAGACTCTGTTTCTGTTGAAAATTTACACAATCTTTGTGTGACATTCCACCTTCTTAAAGCAGTGAGATATTCCATTCTTGACACTGTGACCAGGGAGATCAAATGAACACAGGGCCAAGAAGTGGTAAGCTCTCAAAACCGTCCCGAATAAGTGGTGCAAGTTGTGCAGAAGTAGCAGAAAACAAGCAGACTACAATCGAACCTTAATATAACGAACATTACAACAAAGCAAATATAAAATGTTTCTCTTTGATATGGCATCTcacaaatatatgcttataataTGTACTGAATATGATGAAGGTATTCTTGTGTTTGATGAGACTTCtttataacgaggttcgactgtGTTCATTCAAAGATTGTAGTTTAGTATATCAAAAAAGTGGTGGCGCGTGGAGCAGAGGTGgaacacccggcctctaatctgaaggtcgtaagttcgaatcctcctctaGTCCACtaaattttcaggcatggagtggcgcctgacaccggaaaaaaaaaaatcgctgcgAGCTAGGGGGGCTATACTAGTcgaggtgcaaccaaattaggaaggcccactaagcttcaacaaagtcactccctcaccaaaacagaaattggcctccctggtgcagtatttcgccactacctccctcatgactcctacgcagggagaggccttcatcctgcagtggacattaatataggctgatgataatgataacaAAACCTAGCTTGTTTCAACTAAAACTAAATCATTGATAACACTAGCTTTGAATAAGCAGTGGGAGTGCTCGCTTTTGCCACGTACTGCTCTCATTTCTGAAAAATGTAAATGAATGTTCTACTCCAGGACACCTGGAGAATTTAGCAATGTGGGTGGGTTGTAGTAATATCTATCAAAACAACCAATTGGGATGTACAATCTCATAAATTATTGTTATTTTAGATTGTAAAGTTTGATCATAAGCAGGGTTTAGAGTTATCGGTTTAAactttaaataaaataaaataaaggaagtGGTGCACTGCATTTTCTTTCCAGGATTTAGTTTTCACCGAAAAGGATCAGTGGAAGCAAATTTATCAGAGTGCCTTATTTTGTGAGAAAGCTAATATGGCAATCGGCACGCAGCTGCAGGCCTCTGATGCAAGGAACCTGGCAAAGTCACATGTCAGCCTGCTACCCAAGTAGTCTCATTTGTGTCTGTTTTGCCTTCAGCCGCGACAGGAACAAAAAGTGGAAAGGAGGGTATGCAGAGGGGTCAGGGAAGCCCTGGGCAGAGCCCTCTCAGTTTTCATGCTGCGGCCACCGCGGTAAATTGACAGGGGAAGTTCTCCGATTCTAACGCAGGGTCTTATCTGCCTATtcagcttgctttttttttctgtatttgttGTAGCTCTGTAGCCCGCATAATGTTAGAGATGAAGTCTCATTCTATTTGTGTTCGAAATGGAatgcactcactcactcttgATTATTTCTTGCATAGTCATATCACTGTATTGCATTGTGCCTTTGCTACAGTACTTCTTAGAAAAATTTGTATTGTGTATTGGATAAAACTTCAGTCAACAGCACATTTCAGCATCAACAAAATTAGTGAGTGAGATACTTACTGAAAAATGAAAACGCTAAACTCATTGCAAGAAAATTAATGCTCCGATAAATGCAAGTTAAAGTTCATCTGAAGAAGCGTATTCAATGAGAAAAATTTAAATAATTTTTGGTGGAATTAATAACAATAGGTATGCAAAACTTTTGGAAAAGAAACAACAAGAACACTGAACCCTGATCATAAGGTTACTAGGTGAGATTGCAGATTGAACATAAGATGCTGCACCATTTCATGAATTTTAACATCTCTATTTCATTAATGGATGGCAGTAGCATCTTTGAGGATGGTAGCATATGTCacagaaacaatattttttttgcaaatgaacATGGTTCCTGATGCAGAATTAGCATTCTAGGAAGATGCCAGTAGAATGTTCCAGGAGGGTACTAAATCCCAATACATACCACAGGCAGTCATTGTCAATTTTCATAAGGCATGCTTGTGCTCATATTAGCACTTCACAATGGTATGGAAACAAAGGGGTTAATGAAGGAAAAACGCACTCTGCTGATCGACAGCGGCAGACCATAATtctgtattatttatttattcacttatttGAGTTGATTTTGAAGTCTTGCCTGCCTGCATTCTAGAGTACCCTGTTTCAGATTGTCGCAGACCTCTAAAGCATTGAATGCATAATATCTTGTGACATTGCAAATAAAAATTTAGTGTGCAGCTGGTAAGCATTATTCACACTGCATGAATGGCTGCGCAGTTTGCCTTTTTTCTTTGTGCAGTATAGCATTATGGCATGTGTACTTGTTCATACTCTGAAAGGCATGAGGCATATGGCAAGATATTAAAAATTTTCTGGCTTTGTCACCTGTTACTGTAGGTATTTACTATTATAGTGTTATGGGTTATGTATTATGTTCATGCACCTTGAGGTATGATACATATAAGAAACCATGAAACATTATATAATGTTTTCTTTGTGACAAATTGTCGGTTGGCTAACTTGTAACAAGTTCTGCCCTGTTGCCTTCTTTTTGTATGGTTTTATGTTGCTACAATTTCTCGTCCTAACCCAAAAAGCCATTGCTTATAACAGTGTTTTAAGGTATATTATGTTTCAGATTATACTTGCTTATGCCTCACCTGTTCATGTACTTCATACATATTGCCATGTATGTACAAGCAGTGAGGAACCGTGTGAGCTCTGATAACTTTCCCAAACATTGTCCATTTGAATGCTGCTATTGCCTGTGTTCCTCTTGTGGGCAGTTGCCGCTGAAGTTTGAAGAGTTGACACCAGAGGAGCAGCAGCTTGTACTTGTCAAGCGGAAACCTCCAGAGGTTGTTGTCATCCAAGAAGAGTTGGAGGACAACTTTGACAGCCAGCGGTACCTCAAGTTTATCAAAAAGAAGAAGTAGCTCTTCAGTCTCTGCTAGGTTTAGGTGATGTTTTAAAACAAGCTGTTTGCAGCAAGATGTCATGTATGATGCTGAAGACTGTGGCCTGGTGCCAGAGACTCTGTATCAGTGACTGTGAATGGCATTAAACATGCTGATGTTTATCATTTTGAGCCATTTATCTTCATTGGTATATTTCTTGGAGTAAAGGTTACTAACAGCTGTTGTCGGTGAGTGCTTCACTGCTCTTGCACTTTTGACACTTTTTTTTGTGGCTGTAGTGTCCAAGGACATTTTTTGCTTCACAAAACTCCAATAATGGCTGTCCAGACTAACTTGCTTTAATGAATCTTTGTTCACAGCTTTGTAGCACATTTGGAAATGTGTATGTGAGCTTCTTGTGGAAACAAGCTTACAACAGAGGGTTGAATTACCTCTCTCATATGCTTTCCTTTTGATGTAGCATGTAGGATAGTGCAAATAAGCATGAAGACAGGAGTAGGTGATATTGATGAAGGGCCTATACACTGTCATAATAAGGAGCAGTTACTGAGGAATTCAAGCTAgtagtgctcgcaaacaaatacgaGACTTTAACGTTTTTTACACACTTTTCAAGCCGTTGAATTCCTGTTGCAGGCTGCGCAGACGGACAGTTGGAGATGCTTTTAGCATCGGTCAAAGCACTGTTATCAGGATATATTTTATATATTAATCATGCTACAATGGGGCGTTTGGGATCGGCACTCTTTATAAACAGACACAATCGCAGTAAGCGAACCGACAATGGCAAAAAATGGTGCAAGCCTCAAGCTTCTGAATCGTCTTCTTCCCCTGCATGAGAAACGCACTCTGCTTCTTCAAGTAGCGATAATATTCTTCACTACAGTGCTGTCAACTGCATCATCGCCCAGAAGCCACACCAGAAGCATTTGTGCTAGAATCGACGTTACCATTTGCACATCCGCGAATGCTGCAGATGACCACTACACTGCAGCAGAAACATGATAAATTAAGAATTGGTTTtattttaatgcaaagcattcctCGTGAACTTCAAGTGTTTTCAGTGTAAATGTCTATCTACTAGCCTCCTACGTTGcgatgtcgtcgtggtcgtttcttcAACTGGATCCATATCAGAATAGGCATGGGGCAGCAtgacatgcatacatacatatcaTGAATGATATGACATATTTGTCATGGCATGCATGCCATGACATAAATGACGATGCCTTTGTGgtcgtttctttaattcaatatACTGTATGTCAGGATATTAATGAAATGTATGCATGACCTGACTTGGATGACATTCATGACATGGAATGGCATGATTGACACGGatttcatgtcatgacatgaatgacaagaCATACAAGTGCATGTCATGGCATTGTGTCTTGACAAATGTTTAATGACAATGCTgtcgtggtcgtttctttaactggaGATATATCTGGATATTAATGACATGCATGCATCACATGAATGACGTATGTCATCACATgaatgacatgcgtgccatgacatgaatgccattaATTGCATGACATGACATTGATGACAAGACATGCATGACCAAGTCATTCTTGTCATGCACGCCATGTCTCACCACACATATCCTAATACATATCCAGTTAAAGAAATGACCACGACGCCATCACCTCATGTCATTCATGTGATGCATGTCATTTCATTCATGCCGTGAATATCCTGATATTAACTTTTTGAAAATGGAACGGACATGAATGGCAATCACGACATGAATAGCATGCCATGCATGTCGTGACATGACTGTCAATAATAAAATGATAATAATGTATTAAATGACATGCATTTCTTTAACTGTATATGTTATGGATATGCATGCCGTGCATGTATGACATTAATGCTATGTATGTCGTGAAATGATTGGCATAAATGCCATGGTCTGCATGTAAAGCCATGACATGATTCTCATGAATTTCATGGCATGCATGACAAGAAATTCATGGTATGCATGCACGACATGACATTAATTACCATGACAAGAACTTATGCCAACCCAGTGGGCCAAGTTATCTACTAATTTGGGCCGATGACTATAGGGCTCGAGAGGTGGCatggtggcgctgctgcgctaGAACATGCTGGCATGGAAAGCATGcaaaactacaggagggagcgtcccgtgacaatcttgaaacctagtcatgaaaaaatatataacgaagaacttgcgaaaaaaaaaaaatgcaccatagtccc harbors:
- the LOC119461568 gene encoding 39S ribosomal protein L55, mitochondrial, translating into MLRTLLAIMPVRVGVREASNTAFVSRVKRATYVRHYPTVLVQPDGSTINVRYHEPRSLIKLPLKFEELTPEEQQLVLVKRKPPEVVVIQEELEDNFDSQRYLKFIKKKK